The genomic DNA CGCCCATTCGTTCACCGATATGGCTATAATCTAAATGGCCTGAGTCATGGCCCTCGCTGTTATAACCTTTTAATAAAATAGATTGCCCCAAACCGTCAGTGTTAAGGTAAAACTTTTTGACACCGTCCAATGTTTTTAGGAAAGGATTTTGGGCTTGTGACCCAAAATTCATTGCAATACGATAGCCGACTAAATCAGGAACTTCTTCATATTTGAATGGATTATTCATAATGTCACGGTATGCGATGGCGCCATCTTGCCAATCGATTTTCCCATCATGGTTTTCATCTTCAGCAATGGCGATTTTAATATGTGGTAGTAAACCTTGTGTTTTAGCATCTTGGTGCGCAAGAGAAGGTTGTAAAATCCATGGTGTGGCACCTAAGCCTACAGATACGCCCTCTTTTGTTTGAACGCCAGTGGCTGTCACACGAATAAAGTCTTGGTTACCACCGACACCAATTTGTGCGTTACTCCATAACCCAGCACTATATTGATTGTTTGAAACGAAACCATACATCATCATGTCACTAAAGTTGGGTTCGAATTTGTCATCAATTGTGTATAATCGGTCACCACTCACCATAGTGTTTGTTGACATTTTTGTAGTTTGCAGTTGAGCCTGTTTTTGTTGGCTATTGACGGAAACAAGTGATTGATTCATAAAGCCAAATGAACGTACGATAACGTCTGGATTGTTGCTATGATAATCTGTCATTTTTAAGTCAATTGTACGATCAATAACGGATAACTGAAATTTAAAATCGCTGTTAATAGCATGATTATCATCTTTTGCGTGTAGGATGTATTCAGCGGTATGGTCATTTAATTTCTTGTAAGACACAGTAGGCTTGATGATTTCTCCGTTGACAATAATTTGAGATGAATCTACTACTTGTCCGGGAATCGTTTTGCCATTCTTCAGTTTATATTGTTTAATGGCTGGGAAGTTTTGATCAACTTCAACTTTCATTTGTTGGGATTGTAATGTATCTAGAGAAGATACGATATGCGTAGTTTGTGGGTGTGTACTACTGTTTGTTTTGCGTGCAGTCGCTGTTTGGTTTTGCCGTGAAAGGGGTGCAGCTGTCGCTTGAGGACGGCGCATTTCTTTAGGACTGTGCGATAGAGGGGCTTCGCTAGGTGTTGTCGGTTGCGCTTGGACAACATCAGAATGGTGAACAGGTGCGTGTAAGGAAGAAGTATTTTGTGCATTTTTTGCTGAAAGCGATGTCGCCTGTGTATGAACTTGCTCATTTTGCGAAGACTTACTCTGTGTGATCTGTTTGGGTTGAGTTCGCGCTTTAGTTGCTGAGTCGCTATCATTTTGAGACACCATCTTGGCAGTTGAGTTCGCCGTTTTATCTATTTGCGGCTTTGCCTGTTCTGTGGGGCTGATGGCCTGAGCGCCTAAAGCTTGAGTGTCAGCTGTTTTTGTTTCTGTTTGTGAAGCATTTAATCTCTCTTTTGAAATATGACCGTCAATAGTTGCTTGTGGGCTAACGTCAGTATCTTGATTTGCTAGGTCATTTTTCAATTCAGAAGCTGACGCTGTTGCGGATGCGGAAATGAAAAATGTTAGTCCGAGTAAAATCGATGAAGTCCCAATGGCATACTTTCGAATACTGAAAATTTGTTGTCTATGAATCATTTTTTACCACGCCTCCTAATAAGTCATTGGCTTGAACATATAATTTATTTCACTTTTTGTAAACCCTTACAATACTGCCGTTTCAAGCTTTTAGAGAACAAAAGGAAAAATTTTAATACCAGTTTTTAGGGGGACTATGCTGTGTGAAAAAGGTGTAAATTGTACGCTGCTTCTTTAGTTTAGTGACTTTTGTGAAATGTGAAAAAAGTAGAAAATGATTAAGTGGTTATAACCACTAATACATCTCAAAAAAATTTAAAATTTTATTTTTTTTAGTGTGAAAAGATAATGAAAAGTATCTAAATGTTCAAAATATCAATATAAAACAAAAAAGATTTGTTGCGTGGAGATGACTAATAACCAGAATAGCTCTTGACAAAATGGCAAATTTACATTTATGCTTTAAGTGGTTATAACCAGTAGGTGGTGAAGGTCATGTCAGAGAAAATGCCCTTGTATTATCAAATTTATCAAGGGATACACGAGCGTATTAAATCAGGAGAATTTAAGGAGGGAGATAAGATACCTTCAGAGCGCAATCTGTGCGAGCAATTCGGTGTAAGTCGTATTACAGTGCGCGAAGCATTAGAACGTTTAGAAAAGGATCGGATTATTAAACGTGAACATGGTAAGGGATCATTTGTACTGGGAAGTCAATATAATCAATTTTTGAATGAGCTTTACAGCTTTAAAGATGAAATTGAGAAGAATGGTGATAAGGCAAGTACGAAAATGTTAAGCATTAAACTCATCCCATCTACGCCATTTTTACAAGAGAAAATGCAGTTAACCCCTTATCAATACGTTTATGAATTAAAGCGCATACGCCTTTCTAATGATGTGCCTTTAATATATGAAATTAGCTATTTACCGATGCGGTATTGTGAAGGATTAGAGCAGTTTGACTTCAATAAAGTTTCGCTATATGAAACACTCAATCAACATTATGGGATTCAAATTACGAATGCTTATGAAAATTTAACAGCGAGTAAATTGAGTCGTGAAGATGCCAAACTGTTGAATGGTGTCGTTGATGATAGTTGTATGTTTATCGAACGCTTTAGCTATATGGACGATGCGGTGATTGAATTTACGCAAAGTGTCGCAAGCGGCCATAAATATAAATATACGGTCAAGTTAATGTAAAAGAATGAGTCAAGGAGGGATTGTTGTGTTACATGATACACATACTTATCGTGAAATTAAGCAACAACCAGCAACTTTAAAGAAAACATATGATTTAGTGCAAGCGCAACAAGCACGATTTGAAAAATTTATTGCCAAAATAGAGCAAGAAAATCAAGATAAAAAATTAAAAGTACTCTTTACGGGTGCAGGTTCAAGCGCTTATGTGGGTGATGTAGCCCGCATGGCACGTCATACCGATGTCTTACCGAATTTTGAATTTGAGTCAGTTCCGACAACGCACTTTGTTACGGACCCACAACTTTATATTGATCAACAAACGGCATATCTGTTAGTGTCTTTTGCGCGTTCTGGTAACAGTCCAGAAACAAAAGCAACAGTTGAGATTGCCAACCAACTTTCGAGCCATGTTTATCATTTGTTTATTACAAATAATAAAGATGGATTTTTAGGGGCTTATCATGAAAACGCTAACAATGTCTTTAAAGTGATTTTACCTGATGAAACGAATGATAAATCTTTAGCGATGACTTCTAGCTTTTCATCCATGTTATTCGCGAGCTATTTATTATTCGGTGGTAAAGTGAGTCCAAAATTCTTTGACATTGCGTCATCTAATTTTGATTGGCTAGAATCTCAAGCCGAAACAGTGAGTCAGTTGGATTTTTCGAAAGTGTTCTATGTTGGAACAGGTTTAATTGGCGAACTTACAAAAGAAGTGAGTTTAAAACTCAATGAATTAACGGCAGGTCAAACTGAGATTGCACGTGAAACGACACTCGGCTTTAGACATGGTCCGAAAGCAGGATTAAGTGCAGATGCCATTTTTATTATGTTGCGCAGTAATCAGCCTTATCGTCGTCAATACGAAAAAGATTTAATCCAAGAAGTTGGACAAGTCAAAGATCGCTATCAAACTTATATTTTAGATGCGCAAGTAAATGATGATGACAATGCAGTCAAATTACCTCAGTCTGAAGAGCTCACAGATATGGAATTAGCATTGCAATATTTGATTTTTGGGCAATTGCTTGCAGCTAAACGCTCCGTAGCACTCGGTTTAAATCCTGATAACCCAAGTCCTGATGGCTTTATCAACCGTGTTGTTAAAGGTGTCACGATTTATCCGGTTGAGGGTTGAGCCTATGATTGCAACACATACTTTTAATCCCTCTGTTGATATCACGTATATGATTGATCCGATTGAAGTTGGAGGCGTCAATCGTGTCAAACAGAAAATCAAAAACCCTGGTGGGAAGGGGATAAATGTCACTAAGGTTTTACATCAATTAGGTGCAAATTACTGTGCATATGGTTATTTAGGGGGCGCCAATGGACAATGGATTGCTAAAACATTGCAAGATATGGGTGTCGTTTCAGCATTTACTTCTATTCATGGGGAAACGAGACAAAGTCTAGCAATCAATGATGGTAATGGTCAAACAGAAGTGTTGGAAGCGGGACCATTAATTACTGAATATGATCAGCAACGTTATTATGAAATTTTGAACGAGCGTGCACAAGAGGTCAAAGTGATGACGGTGAGTGGGAGCTCACCTCAATTTGAAGGCCGCTCAAAATTTGAACATGTCGCTCACATCCTAAGTGCCTTTCAACATAGTTATAATATTGTGGATACGCATGCAAGCGAACTTAAATTATTGTTGGAAGCCGATTTACCGGTACATTGTATTAAGCCGAACCAGGCAGAATTTGAGATGTTAATCGGTAAAGAACAGCTCACGATTGCAGAATGTGCACAAATGCTACAAACACATGCTTATTTTACAGAGATGGATGTTTTTCTCACATTAGGTGCAGCGGGGGCACTGGTCAAATGGGGAAATACAATTTATCGCGCAACGTTGCCACATAAAGAAGTCATCAATCCTGTCGGCTCTGGGGATTCAACTGTTGCTGGTATTGCATACGGTGTTTATGAAAATTTAGCGCCACAAGATTTAATCCGTCAAGCTTTAGCATGTGGAACGTCAAACGCATTACAACAAGCCACTGGACATATTGATATTGAACAAGTCAATCAAATTAAATCTGAAATAGAAGTGGAGAGATATGAATGGGAAGAAAAGATTTAAGTCGGTTAGTGGATGACAAGGGGATATATGCAGCCATTGCAGTGGATCAACGGGGCGCATTAAGAAAGTTACTTGGGGATCAAGCGAGTGATCACAATTTATCACTTTTTAAGAAACTGGTATCGGAAGTTTTAACACCGTATGGATCTAGTTTTCTAGTAGATCCCGAGTTTGGCCTAGAAGCAGCACAGGCGAATGCTGCGACGTCAGGTTTAATCTTATCTTATGAGCAAACCGGTTATGACAAGACAAGACCGGGCCGCTTACCACGTTTAATTGAAAATGCAAGTGTGAAACGCCTCAAAGATGCAGGAGCAGATGCGGTTAAATTTTTACTGTACTACGATGTAGATGAATCTGATGACATCAATACGAAAAAGCAAGCCGTGATTGAGCGAATTGGTGCAGAATGCCAAGCAGAAAACATACCATTTTTACTCGAAATTTTAACTTACGATGACACGATTGGTGATGAAAAAGGGGCTGAATATGCTAAAGTACGTCCGCATAAAGTCAATGAAGCAATGCGTGTGTTTAGTGAGCCTAGATTCCAAGTGGACACTTTGAAAGTTGAAATTCCAGTTAATATGAACTTTGTAGAAGGCTTTGGTTCAGAAAATTTAATCTCACAAAGTGAAGCGGCTGAAGCATTTAAAGCACAAGACGATGCGACTGACTTACCTTATATTTATTTGAGTGGTGGTGTGTCAGCACAACTGTTTATGGACTCATTACAGTTTGCAGCGGACCACGGTGCTCGCTTTAATGGTATACTTTGTGGTCGTGCTACTTGGAAAGGAGCAACACGTGTACTCGTTGAAGAAGGTGAAGCTGAAGCAAAGGGATGGTTGGAACATGAAGGACTTGAAAACTTAAAAGCACTCAATGAAATGAATCAGAAAACAGCAACATCTATTCAACTATAAATGAGGTGATGATGTGAGTCGTTTCGAAATCAATGAGACATTTGTGTTAGATAAAAAGCCGTTCAAAATATTATCAGGAGCCGTTCATTATTTTAGAATACCTAGAAAAGACTGGCAACACTCTTTGTATAATTTGAAAGCGCTCGGCTTCAATACAGTGGAAACCTATGTACCGTGGAATTTTCATGAAACCCAAAAAGGAAACTTTGAATTTGAAGGGAATAAAGATTTAAAATATTTTATCGAACTTGCACAACAAGAAGGATTATATGTGATTGTGCGTCCTTCACCATATATTTGTGCAGAATGGGAATTTGGAGGCTTACCTGCATGGTTACTGAATGACC from Staphylococcus schleiferi includes the following:
- a CDS encoding SIS domain-containing protein, which produces MLHDTHTYREIKQQPATLKKTYDLVQAQQARFEKFIAKIEQENQDKKLKVLFTGAGSSAYVGDVARMARHTDVLPNFEFESVPTTHFVTDPQLYIDQQTAYLLVSFARSGNSPETKATVEIANQLSSHVYHLFITNNKDGFLGAYHENANNVFKVILPDETNDKSLAMTSSFSSMLFASYLLFGGKVSPKFFDIASSNFDWLESQAETVSQLDFSKVFYVGTGLIGELTKEVSLKLNELTAGQTEIARETTLGFRHGPKAGLSADAIFIMLRSNQPYRRQYEKDLIQEVGQVKDRYQTYILDAQVNDDDNAVKLPQSEELTDMELALQYLIFGQLLAAKRSVALGLNPDNPSPDGFINRVVKGVTIYPVEG
- a CDS encoding GntR family transcriptional regulator, whose translation is MSEKMPLYYQIYQGIHERIKSGEFKEGDKIPSERNLCEQFGVSRITVREALERLEKDRIIKREHGKGSFVLGSQYNQFLNELYSFKDEIEKNGDKASTKMLSIKLIPSTPFLQEKMQLTPYQYVYELKRIRLSNDVPLIYEISYLPMRYCEGLEQFDFNKVSLYETLNQHYGIQITNAYENLTASKLSREDAKLLNGVVDDSCMFIERFSYMDDAVIEFTQSVASGHKYKYTVKLM
- a CDS encoding tagatose 1,6-diphosphate aldolase; its protein translation is MGRKDLSRLVDDKGIYAAIAVDQRGALRKLLGDQASDHNLSLFKKLVSEVLTPYGSSFLVDPEFGLEAAQANAATSGLILSYEQTGYDKTRPGRLPRLIENASVKRLKDAGADAVKFLLYYDVDESDDINTKKQAVIERIGAECQAENIPFLLEILTYDDTIGDEKGAEYAKVRPHKVNEAMRVFSEPRFQVDTLKVEIPVNMNFVEGFGSENLISQSEAAEAFKAQDDATDLPYIYLSGGVSAQLFMDSLQFAADHGARFNGILCGRATWKGATRVLVEEGEAEAKGWLEHEGLENLKALNEMNQKTATSIQL
- a CDS encoding 1-phosphofructokinase family hexose kinase, translating into MIATHTFNPSVDITYMIDPIEVGGVNRVKQKIKNPGGKGINVTKVLHQLGANYCAYGYLGGANGQWIAKTLQDMGVVSAFTSIHGETRQSLAINDGNGQTEVLEAGPLITEYDQQRYYEILNERAQEVKVMTVSGSSPQFEGRSKFEHVAHILSAFQHSYNIVDTHASELKLLLEADLPVHCIKPNQAEFEMLIGKEQLTIAECAQMLQTHAYFTEMDVFLTLGAAGALVKWGNTIYRATLPHKEVINPVGSGDSTVAGIAYGVYENLAPQDLIRQALACGTSNALQQATGHIDIEQVNQIKSEIEVERYEWEEKI